Proteins from one Zalophus californianus isolate mZalCal1 chromosome Y, mZalCal1.pri.v2, whole genome shotgun sequence genomic window:
- the LOC118356632 gene encoding heat shock transcription factor, Y-linked-like isoform X1, with protein MAHVSSELQDDSPKDGSTGSAAAISAPLCDHTFTGDVDLRSMIEENAFQVLSEQSLIKGPHYTFCVSEPDEVNDFLSLTFPRKLWKIVESDQFKSICWDEKGTSIVIDEELFKKEVLERKIPFRILETGSMKSLVRQLNLYGFSKMRQSLQRSASLSDFLEEEKVVSVLSKLQYYHNPYFKRGCPHLLARMKRRVGIKKSSTVSLVQGFNRKPCRAGDNVESPNSVLFAETIGEKLCSNSTNVNVPLIRKPSPSQRIATTTAPMRSDSLASAMSVRPSEQIGMEPHATLNQLTTFHVHSQSSYTQGNGHIVNFVTTTTSPSQYHIISPLQSTYLGMMVEPSTFPPRYADLSASEARFPNLQPASNPWCPMPMIGDTSAPSHSRSTHQPSPSYAPHPNYN; from the exons ATGGCACATGTTTCTTCAGAACTTCAAGATGATTCTCCTAAAGATGGATCGACTGGTTCTGCAGCCGCCATTAGCGCTCCTTTGTGTGATCACACATTCACTGGAGATGTGGACCTAAGATCTATGAttgaagaaaatgcttttcaGGTCTTGTCAGAACAATCCTTGATAAAAGGACCACATTACACATTCTGTGTCTCTGAACCAGATGAAgttaatgattttctttctctgacctttcccaggaaactttggaaaatagttgaaAGTGATCAATTCAAGTCAATTTGTTGGGATGAGAAGGGAACTTCTATAGTGATTGATGAGGAACTCTTCAAGAAAGAAGTGTTGGAGAGAAAGATTCCTTTCAGAATATTAGAAACTGGAAGTATGAAGAGTTTAGTTCGCCAGCTTAATCTTTATGGATTTAGTAAAATGCGACAGAGTTTACAAAGATCTGCTTCTCTGAGTGACTTTCTGGAAGAGGAAAAAGTAGTTTCTGTTTTAAGCAAG TTACAGTACTATCATAATCCATATTTTAAACGAGGCTGCCCCCATCTTTTAgcaagaatgaaaagaagagtcGGGATTAAAAAATCTTCTACAGTTTCATTAGTCCAAGGTTTCAACAGGAAACCATGCAGGGCAGGGGATAATGTGGAAAGTcctaattctgttttgtttgctgaaACTATTGGAGAAAAGCTATGTTCAAACTCCACCAATGTAAATGTGCCTCTAATAAGGAAGCCTTCTCCCAGCCAGAGAATTGCTACTACAACGGCCCCTATGAGAAGTGATTCTCTTGCATCAGCAATGTCAGTTAGACCATCGGAACAAATTGGAATGGAGCCACATGCTACTTTAAACCAGTTGACCACTTTTCACGTACACTCACAGAGCAGCTACACTCAAGGAAATGGCCACATTGTGAACTTTGTTACAACTACAACTTCTCCATCTCAGTACCATATCATATCTCCCTTACAGAGCACTTATTTGGGAATGATGGTGGAGCCTTCCACTTTTCCACCTAGATATGCTGATTTGTCAGCCAGTGAGGCTCGTTTTCCTAACCTGCAACCAGCCAGCAACCCATGGTGCCCAATGCCAATGATAGGTGATACTTCTGCTCCTTCACATTCAAGATCAACTCATCAACCGTCTCCATCGTATGCACCTCATCCTAATTACAACTGA
- the LOC118356632 gene encoding heat shock transcription factor, Y-linked-like isoform X2: MLFRKLWKIVESDQFKSICWDEKGTSIVIDEELFKKEVLERKIPFRILETGSMKSLVRQLNLYGFSKMRQSLQRSASLSDFLEEEKVVSVLSKLQYYHNPYFKRGCPHLLARMKRRVGIKKSSTVSLVQGFNRKPCRAGDNVESPNSVLFAETIGEKLCSNSTNVNVPLIRKPSPSQRIATTTAPMRSDSLASAMSVRPSEQIGMEPHATLNQLTTFHVHSQSSYTQGNGHIVNFVTTTTSPSQYHIISPLQSTYLGMMVEPSTFPPRYADLSASEARFPNLQPASNPWCPMPMIGDTSAPSHSRSTHQPSPSYAPHPNYN; encoded by the exons atgcttttcaG gaaactttggaaaatagttgaaAGTGATCAATTCAAGTCAATTTGTTGGGATGAGAAGGGAACTTCTATAGTGATTGATGAGGAACTCTTCAAGAAAGAAGTGTTGGAGAGAAAGATTCCTTTCAGAATATTAGAAACTGGAAGTATGAAGAGTTTAGTTCGCCAGCTTAATCTTTATGGATTTAGTAAAATGCGACAGAGTTTACAAAGATCTGCTTCTCTGAGTGACTTTCTGGAAGAGGAAAAAGTAGTTTCTGTTTTAAGCAAG TTACAGTACTATCATAATCCATATTTTAAACGAGGCTGCCCCCATCTTTTAgcaagaatgaaaagaagagtcGGGATTAAAAAATCTTCTACAGTTTCATTAGTCCAAGGTTTCAACAGGAAACCATGCAGGGCAGGGGATAATGTGGAAAGTcctaattctgttttgtttgctgaaACTATTGGAGAAAAGCTATGTTCAAACTCCACCAATGTAAATGTGCCTCTAATAAGGAAGCCTTCTCCCAGCCAGAGAATTGCTACTACAACGGCCCCTATGAGAAGTGATTCTCTTGCATCAGCAATGTCAGTTAGACCATCGGAACAAATTGGAATGGAGCCACATGCTACTTTAAACCAGTTGACCACTTTTCACGTACACTCACAGAGCAGCTACACTCAAGGAAATGGCCACATTGTGAACTTTGTTACAACTACAACTTCTCCATCTCAGTACCATATCATATCTCCCTTACAGAGCACTTATTTGGGAATGATGGTGGAGCCTTCCACTTTTCCACCTAGATATGCTGATTTGTCAGCCAGTGAGGCTCGTTTTCCTAACCTGCAACCAGCCAGCAACCCATGGTGCCCAATGCCAATGATAGGTGATACTTCTGCTCCTTCACATTCAAGATCAACTCATCAACCGTCTCCATCGTATGCACCTCATCCTAATTACAACTGA